From a region of the Impatiens glandulifera chromosome 4, dImpGla2.1, whole genome shotgun sequence genome:
- the LOC124934944 gene encoding agamous-like MADS-box protein AGL81, whose protein sequence is MVKEGAKENTIKCDKKKQQMTMKMTNIKKKSMELSSLCDIDVCFICLEENGRIESWPDNLNQVKPILERYKKEVSKRKKKTSTTIAATDHVQTSKSGSSKARIGPLLDGLSQNLTNSLKHAPEVSNFCSTHPKKVQDADNQQEGNRGTYPITSHKNKDTLAKEGKDDNSEFVSKSINVNSGKAPGMHSSTITFDNSVKMNINGDKSKNEIHTDCPNKQTFSNEFVADSFGNQNQSDKTGKSQRKKRKQNKTEATNKKKEIT, encoded by the exons ATGGTGAAAGAAGGTGCGAAAGAGAATACGATCAAATGCGATAAGAAGAAACAGCAAATGACAATGAAGATGACCAACATTAAGAAGAAGAGCATGGAGCTCTCCTCCCTCTGCGACATCGACGTATGTTTTATCTGTTTGGAAGAAAATGGAAGAATAGAGTCTTGGCCGGATAATTTAAATCAAGTTAAGCCCATTCTTGAACGCTACAAAAAAGAAGTTtcaaagaggaagaagaagacgtCCACTACTATTGCAGCAACAGATCATGTTCAAACATCTAAATCTGGATCGTCTAAAGCTAGAATCGGACCTCTACTTGACGGGTTGTCTCAGAA CCTGACCAATTCTCTTAAACATGCACCTGAGGTATCAAATTTCTGCTCCACTCACCCAAAGAAAGTTCAGGATGCAGATAACCAACAGGAAGGAAATAGGGGCACATACCCCATTACGTCTCATAAAAACAAAGACACTCTGGCTAAAGAAGGAAAAGATGACAACTCTGAATTTGTGAGCAAGAGCATAAATGTCAACTCTGGAAAAGCTCCAGGTATGCATTCTTCCACTATAACATTCGATAATTCTGTTAAGATGAATATCAACGGAGATAAGAGCAAAAATGAAATACATACTGATTGtccaaataaacaaactttttcaaatgaatttgttgcTGATTCTTTTGGGAATCAGAATCAATCCGATAAAACTGGTAAGTCACAGAGGAaaaaaagaaagcaaaataAAACAGAGGCGACCAACAAGAAGAAGGAAATTACATAG